From Pseudoramibacter sp.:
TTAGCACAGGTTATTAAGAAAGAAGCTGTATCAATAGGCATCGCTCAAATTGGTCCTCAAACAATTGATCAGATTAATATTTACAATTCTACAAAATTAGCAATGTATAATGCTGTTAAAAACCTTTCTCTTTCACCAGAATTACTATTAATAGATGCTGTTAATCTTGACATAAATATTGCGAGTAAATCTATTATTCATGGAGATGAAAAATGCTATTCAATTGGAGCAGCGAGCATAGTGGCTAAGGTTTATCGTGATCATTTAATGAAAAAGTATGCAAAATTGTATCCTCAATATGCTTTTGAAAAAAATAAGGGATATGGAACAGCAGAGCATATTCAAGCTATTTGTCATTGTGGTCTGACACCAATTCATAGAAGGTCCTTTGTTCAAAAAATAATAAATAAAAAATGAATAAAAAATACAATCGCAAAAAAGGAAATTGGGCAGAAGATGTTGCTGTGCATTATCTCCAAACACACAAAGGCCATAAAATTATTGCACGAAATTATCTTGATCGTACTGGTGAAATTGATATTATTTCTACAGTCAATCAGCTTTATGTTTTTACTGAAGTGAAGTATAGAACAGATATAAAACATGGATCACCCGGTTTGGCAGTCAATGCAAGAAAGCAGCAGCACATTATTAAAACGGCGATTTTGTTTATGCAAAAAAGGAAAATTAGAAATACAAGTATGCGATTTGATGTTGTTGAAGTAGTCGGAAGACAAGGCGGTCATATTTATATAAGACATACAGAAGGTGCTTTTACATCGAATAATTATTATTATTAATGTTAATAAAAAAATTTTGTTGACAAAATATTAATGAAGCGTTATTAT
This genomic window contains:
- a CDS encoding ribonuclease HII — its product is MRTNITEKQLSQMTIPQIKKLFEQLGNQDKNQLTKLLKADPRKGIKDLINREEKKALARQRSIQTICIKKKNENIFHAKGYKIIAGMDEVGRGPLAGPVVVAAVILPEDSWIIGIDDSKKISEEKRETLAQVIKKEAVSIGIAQIGPQTIDQINIYNSTKLAMYNAVKNLSLSPELLLIDAVNLDINIASKSIIHGDEKCYSIGAASIVAKVYRDHLMKKYAKLYPQYAFEKNKGYGTAEHIQAICHCGLTPIHRRSFVQKIINKK
- a CDS encoding YraN family protein, whose translation is MNKKYNRKKGNWAEDVAVHYLQTHKGHKIIARNYLDRTGEIDIISTVNQLYVFTEVKYRTDIKHGSPGLAVNARKQQHIIKTAILFMQKRKIRNTSMRFDVVEVVGRQGGHIYIRHTEGAFTSNNYYY